The Rhizobium rosettiformans genomic sequence GTCCGGCAGCCAGTGTATGAAGGGCAGCCTGGCATGCGGCTCGATCGGGAAGGAGAAGCTCGGTGTCTGGATCGCGTAGGATGGCGCAAGCCGTCTGGCTTCCGATGCGAAAGCCCGCTTCCTGGTCCACGATCCCACATGTTCGATGACCGAATTGGAGAAGACGATATCGAAGGCATTGTCCTTGAACATCGGAAGCGAGCAGGCATCGCCGATGGTGGTCTTCACCCCTGGCAGATCGCTTGTCCCCCGGTCGGGAGAGCCTGAGATGTTGATGCACTCGACTGACGTGCGGGCCAGATCGAGACGCGATTGCCATGTGTTCCAGAATTCAGCTGTGCCTCCGAGATCGACGATGCTGCAAGAACCCTTCATGCGCACGACATCGCCGATCATGCGCCCAAGTTGTTCGATGCGCTTGAGGCGGAATCTGTTGCCGGACGAAGTGGGGGAGATGTTGAACATGGCGGGGATTCCGTAAGCTTCCTGAGAGGCAAGCTTTAAGGAATCTTAACCGCCCTTGTAAACCGCATAGCTAATAAAGGGTTAACGGAAATTCAGTTGCTCGCCCGTTCGACCTTGATGTCGCCAAGCTCGTCGATCAACACCGTCCATTCCTCGACACGTTCGGTCTCCGGCGAGGTCCTCAGATAGACAGTGGCGAAGAATCCAGGCGTTGCGGCAACGCCGGTCATGCTTTCGGGGCGAATGCCCGTGACATAGGGTTTGATGGCCGTGAACTCTTCGAGTTCGACGCTCTCGACAAGCCTGAGCCCGGCTTCGCCTGAGGCGATCATCTGCAGATGGATGCGGGCCGTCCGATCCGCCTGGCGGATGGCGACCAGCTTGTAGTAGCCGCGTTCACCGGCCTCGACCGGCGTATCGACACCCGCAACACCTTCCGGACCCGATTCCCAGTAGCCGCCGCTGATCACGAATGTGGCGGTCACGGGGAGCTCATCGATCTCGTCTGCGATCACCGGAGCGGATAAGAGCAGGGGGACCAGCAGGGCGAAGAGGGCGAGAAGCTTCATGGTGAACCTCAATCGGAAAACTGTTCGGCAATGATTCGGTCGGACCATGAGCGGTCGGGATCCGACAGGATGCGCGCCGTCGTGTCCTCCGACTGCGCGATCTCCACCCGAAGAACCGATTTGACCTCCGTGTGGTCCGCCACCGCGTTGACCGGCCGCTTCTCCGGCTCCAGCACCTCAAGCACCACGGTGACCTTGTCGGGCAGCAACGCCCCGCGCCAGCGCCGCGGACGGAAGGCGCTGACGGGTGTGAGCGCCAGGAGCGGTGCCTCCAGCGGCAGGATAGGCCCATGGGCCGAAAGATTGTAGGCGGTCGAGCCGACCGGCGTCGCCACCATCAGGCCGTCGCAGATCAGCTCCTCCAGCCGGACTTGTCCGTCGATTATGACCCGGAGCTTGGCTGCCTGATAGGACTGCCGCAGCACCGAGACCTCGTTGATCGCCAAAGCGAAGGAGACCGACCCGTCCGCATTGCTCGTCGTCATCTTCAGCGGGTGAAAATCATTCTCGACCGCCGCCGAGATCCGCTCGGTGAGCTCGTCCGTCGAATAATCGTTCATCAGGAAGCCGACGGAGCCGCGGTTCATGCCGTAGATCAGCTTGCCGCTGTTCATCGTGTCATGCAGGGTCTGCAGCATGAAGCCATCGCCGCCGAGTGCCACGATGACGTCGGCCTCGGCCGGCTCGGTATGGCCGTAGCGGCGAATCAGCTCATTGCGCGAAGCCTGGGCTTCGTCCGTATTGGAGGCGATGAAGGCGAGCGACCGGAACGTGCGAGACATGGCGAGCCCTGATGAAATGTCGCCAAGTGGTACATGACATCTACCTGTAACCACAAGCCGTTTTGCCCCGGAATCGGTTCGGCGCACCGGCGGGCGAAGCACTTGGCCTTCGGTCGCTTATTCACCATTTCCGCTAACCCTGGCCCGATTTTTTGCTTTACCGCAAACCGATTTCCGCCTAAACACCCCGCACTGCCCTTGTAGCTCAGTTGGTAGAGCACCTGATTTGTAATCAGGGGGTCGCGGGTTCGAACCCTGCCGGGGGCACCACTTCTCAGCACACATTGTGTTTTTTCCCATTGTCCTGACAGGCACTTCTTTGGCATGGTCTCGGCCGACAGCCGATGGAGACCCGATGCGCGAGACGTTTCATGCCGGCCTGGCTTTGGCCGCCACAGCCCTGTTTCTACTGCCGGCCGAGAGCCGGGCTGCCGACATCAAATATGCGTGTGAAGACGGCACGACCCTGACCGTTGCCTTCAGCGAAGCGCAAGCCGAGGTGACGATCCCAGACGGTTCGAAAGTGTCCCTGCCGCAGCAACCGGCGGCGAGCGGCTTCTGGTATTCGAATGGCCGCTTCGAACTCCGGGGCAAGGGCGAGGAATTGCAGTTTGCAATCGGCCGCATGGCTCCGGTCACTTGCCGCAATGCCGGCGAGGTTACGGGCCAGTTCGATCGTGCCACACGCGCCGAGGTCGAACTCGCCGAAAAGGACACCGGCTTCGACATGAAGGGCAAGCTGACCTGCCTGCGTTATCCCAATTTCACCCTGAAAGAACTCGATCTTGGCGAAAAGGGTGCCGCCGGCCTCTACATCGCCTCGTCCGAGGGTCCCTGCCAGCTCAATCCAACGCTCGACCGCAAGATTGAGGACGACACAGCCGGCTATCTCTGGGGAGCGGTTGGCCCTTACGCCTTCTTCCGCGGTGCCGACGGCTTGAATGGCGGCCTGCCATTCGTGGTCTATGACGCCCGCACGGGTGAGCGACTGTTACAGGACCTGATTGCCGGCGAGTTTGCCGCTCTTTCCCTGGTCGGAGAGGAGCTTACGCTCCGCTATCGCCGCACCTATGCCGCCAATTGTTCCTTGCTCGCAGCTCCGGAGAGCTGTGCTGCGACCATCCGGCAGGAGCTCGGCCTTGCCGCCGATCGTCCGATGCCCGATTGCCGCGCCGCCTATCAGCCGGCGATCGATGCCGATGCCGACGCTGCCGAGGAGATCGAAGCCTGGCCGAGCGTCATCGACTATCCGATCGAGCGC encodes the following:
- a CDS encoding methyltransferase domain-containing protein — translated: MFNISPTSSGNRFRLKRIEQLGRMIGDVVRMKGSCSIVDLGGTAEFWNTWQSRLDLARTSVECINISGSPDRGTSDLPGVKTTIGDACSLPMFKDNAFDIVFSNSVIEHVGSWTRKRAFASEARRLAPSYAIQTPSFSFPIEPHARLPFIHWLPDPMRYRAHLLMRTGFYPKAANLDEAMGALEDATLIDRRQMQHLFPDATICTETFLGFAKSFTAIRHTVADETTADPPRMKTAAQA
- a CDS encoding NAD kinase — protein: MSRTFRSLAFIASNTDEAQASRNELIRRYGHTEPAEADVIVALGGDGFMLQTLHDTMNSGKLIYGMNRGSVGFLMNDYSTDELTERISAAVENDFHPLKMTTSNADGSVSFALAINEVSVLRQSYQAAKLRVIIDGQVRLEELICDGLMVATPVGSTAYNLSAHGPILPLEAPLLALTPVSAFRPRRWRGALLPDKVTVVLEVLEPEKRPVNAVADHTEVKSVLRVEIAQSEDTTARILSDPDRSWSDRIIAEQFSD
- a CDS encoding MliC family protein; this encodes MRETFHAGLALAATALFLLPAESRAADIKYACEDGTTLTVAFSEAQAEVTIPDGSKVSLPQQPAASGFWYSNGRFELRGKGEELQFAIGRMAPVTCRNAGEVTGQFDRATRAEVELAEKDTGFDMKGKLTCLRYPNFTLKELDLGEKGAAGLYIASSEGPCQLNPTLDRKIEDDTAGYLWGAVGPYAFFRGADGLNGGLPFVVYDARTGERLLQDLIAGEFAALSLVGEELTLRYRRTYAANCSLLAAPESCAATIRQELGLAADRPMPDCRAAYQPAIDADADAAEEIEAWPSVIDYPIERTLSASGTFFVAVEGDLTCRPSM